In the Pseudomonas sp. DTU_2021_1001937_2_SI_NGA_ILE_001 genome, one interval contains:
- a CDS encoding BolA family protein, protein MQAVEVKSFLEGKLPGIKVEVEGEGCNFQLNVISDELAALSPVKRQQQIYSHLNPWIADGSIHAVTMKFFSSAAWAERT, encoded by the coding sequence ATGCAGGCTGTCGAAGTGAAAAGCTTCCTTGAAGGAAAGCTGCCCGGAATCAAGGTGGAAGTCGAAGGCGAAGGCTGCAACTTCCAGCTCAATGTCATCAGTGACGAGTTGGCCGCGCTGAGCCCGGTCAAGCGTCAACAACAGATCTACTCCCATCTGAACCCCTGGATCGCCGATGGCAGCATCCACGCGGTCACGATGAAATTCTTCAGCAGCGCGGCCTGGGCCGAGCGCACCTGA
- the hisD gene encoding histidinol dehydrogenase yields MTTSTAIRRLDAADPDFARHLDHLLSWESVSDDAVNQRVLDIIKAVRERGDAALVEFTQRFDAVQATRMADLILPRERLEQALTRISPAQRQALEVAAQRVRSYHEKQKQDSWSYTEADGTVLGQKVTPLDRAGLYVPGGKASYPSSVLMNAIPAKVAGVAEVVMVVPTPRGEINELVLAAACIAGVDRVFTIGGAQAVAALAYGTESVPQVDKVVGPGNIYVATAKRHVFGQVGIDMIAGPSEILVVCDGQTDPDWIAMDLFSQAEHDEDAQAILVSPDGEFLDRVAASIARLLPTMDRAAIIETSINGRGALIKVADMQQAIDVANRIAPEHLELSVEDPQAWLPQIRHAGAIFMGRHTSEALGDYCAGPNHVLPTSGTARFSSPLGVYDFQKRSSIIFCSPQGASELGKTASVLARGESLSGHARSAEYRITDPGFKPGRNEQGE; encoded by the coding sequence ATGACCACGTCCACCGCAATACGCCGACTCGATGCTGCCGACCCGGATTTCGCCCGACATCTGGATCATCTGCTGAGCTGGGAAAGTGTGTCCGACGACGCGGTCAACCAGCGGGTGCTGGACATCATCAAGGCCGTGCGCGAGCGTGGCGATGCCGCCCTGGTGGAATTCACCCAGCGCTTCGACGCGGTGCAGGCTACCCGCATGGCTGACCTGATCCTGCCGCGCGAGCGCCTGGAGCAGGCCCTGACGCGTATTTCACCGGCCCAGCGCCAGGCCCTGGAAGTGGCCGCCCAGCGGGTGCGCAGCTACCACGAAAAGCAGAAGCAGGATTCCTGGAGCTACACCGAGGCGGACGGCACCGTGCTGGGCCAGAAGGTCACGCCGCTCGACCGCGCCGGTCTCTATGTGCCCGGTGGCAAGGCTTCCTACCCGTCTTCGGTACTGATGAACGCGATTCCGGCCAAGGTTGCCGGGGTGGCCGAAGTGGTCATGGTGGTGCCGACGCCACGCGGTGAAATCAACGAGCTGGTACTGGCCGCCGCGTGCATCGCCGGGGTCGACCGCGTGTTCACCATCGGTGGTGCCCAGGCCGTCGCCGCACTGGCCTACGGTACCGAAAGCGTGCCGCAGGTCGACAAGGTGGTCGGCCCCGGCAACATCTATGTGGCCACCGCCAAGCGCCATGTGTTCGGCCAGGTCGGTATCGACATGATCGCCGGCCCGTCGGAGATCCTGGTGGTCTGCGACGGCCAGACCGACCCCGACTGGATCGCCATGGACCTGTTTTCCCAGGCCGAGCACGACGAAGATGCACAGGCCATCCTGGTCAGCCCGGACGGTGAATTCCTCGACCGTGTCGCGGCGAGCATCGCCCGGCTGCTGCCGACCATGGACCGCGCCGCGATCATCGAGACCTCGATCAACGGCCGTGGCGCGCTGATCAAGGTGGCCGACATGCAGCAGGCCATCGACGTCGCCAACCGCATCGCGCCCGAGCACCTGGAGCTGTCGGTGGAAGACCCGCAGGCCTGGCTGCCACAGATCCGCCACGCCGGCGCGATCTTCATGGGGCGTCACACCTCCGAGGCGCTGGGCGACTACTGTGCCGGCCCCAATCACGTGTTGCCGACCTCCGGCACCGCGCGTTTCTCCTCGCCGCTGGGGGTTTATGACTTCCAGAAGCGCTCGTCGATCATCTTCTGTTCGCCGCAGGGCGCGTCCGAACTGGGCAAGACGGCCTCGGTGCTGGCCCGTGGCGAATCGCTGAGCGGTCACGCGCGCAGTGCCGAGTACCGAATCACCGACCCCGGCTTCAAGCCAGGCCGTAACGAACAAGGCGAGTGA
- a CDS encoding lipid asymmetry maintenance protein MlaB produces MTESAVRLIGAGELRLVGVLDYSTGPLLRKQGAALIRSSTLPTLVIDCSGVSRSTSVGLALLLAFMRDAAVAGKSVSVHSMPEDMRKIAEVSGASELFATPTPA; encoded by the coding sequence ATGACCGAGTCTGCCGTACGCCTGATCGGGGCTGGCGAGCTGCGGCTGGTCGGCGTGCTGGACTACAGCACCGGCCCGCTGCTGCGCAAGCAGGGCGCGGCGCTGATCCGTTCCAGCACGCTGCCGACACTGGTCATCGACTGTTCCGGGGTCAGCCGGTCCACCAGCGTTGGCCTGGCCCTGCTGCTGGCCTTCATGCGTGATGCCGCTGTGGCGGGCAAGTCGGTCAGTGTGCATTCCATGCCCGAGGACATGCGCAAGATTGCCGAGGTTTCCGGGGCCAGCGAGCTATTCGCCACGCCGACCCCGGCCTGA
- a CDS encoding four helix bundle protein — protein sequence MDFEKLSVWRRSKDLAVGVYQVFKECRDFGFKGQITRSAVSIPSNIAEGMERLSWREKVWLLGVAKASCAELRTQLIIAAEIGYLSAELADKWINETRQLSRMLSGLINKISN from the coding sequence GTGGATTTTGAGAAGTTGTCGGTTTGGCGGAGAAGCAAGGATCTGGCAGTCGGTGTCTATCAGGTGTTCAAGGAATGCCGAGACTTTGGTTTCAAAGGTCAGATTACCCGCTCGGCGGTGTCCATCCCTTCCAACATTGCCGAAGGCATGGAACGTCTGAGTTGGAGAGAAAAGGTCTGGCTTCTCGGCGTTGCAAAGGCTTCCTGTGCAGAGCTGCGCACGCAACTGATCATCGCTGCCGAGATCGGCTATCTATCTGCTGAACTGGCTGACAAGTGGATTAATGAAACTCGCCAGCTGTCGAGAATGCTCAGCGGGCTGATCAACAAAATTTCTAACTAG
- the cysN gene encoding sulfate adenylyltransferase subunit CysN: protein MSHQSDLISEDILAYLAQHERKELLRFLTCGNVDDGKSTLIGRLLHDSKMIYEDHLEAITRDSKKSGTTGEEVDLALLVDGLQAEREQGITIDVAYRYFSTAKRKFIIADTPGHEQYTRNMATGASTCDLAIILVDARYGVQTQTRRHSYIASLLGIKHIVVAVNKMDLKGFDEQVFESIKADYLKFAEAIDLTPSSLHFVPMSALKGDNVVNRSERSPWYTGPALMEILETVEVAADRNFTDLRFPVQYVNRPNLNFRGFAGTLASGIVHKGDEVVVLPSGKSSRVKSIVTYEGELEQAGPGQAVTLTMEDEIDISRGDLLVHADNVPPVTDQFDAMLVWMAEEPMLPGKKYDIKRATSYVPGSIASITHKVDVNTLEKGAASALQLNEIGRIKVALDASIALDGYESNRTTGAFIVIDRLTNGTVGAGMIIAPPVLPHGGNGQHGKQAHVSTEERALRFGQQPATVLFSGLSGAGKSTLAYAVERKLFDMGRAVYVLDGQNLRHDLNKGLPQDRAGRTENWRRAAHVARQFNEAGLLTLAAFVAPDAEGREQAKVLIGKDRLVTVYVQASPTVCRERDPQGLYAAGGDNIPGESFAYDVPLDADLVIDTQQVGVEEGVRQVLEVLRKRGAI, encoded by the coding sequence ATGAGTCACCAATCTGATCTGATCAGCGAGGACATCCTCGCCTACCTGGCCCAGCACGAGCGCAAGGAACTGCTGCGTTTCCTGACCTGCGGCAACGTCGACGACGGCAAGAGCACCCTGATCGGGCGCCTGCTGCACGATTCCAAGATGATCTACGAGGACCACCTCGAGGCCATCACCCGTGATTCGAAGAAGAGCGGCACCACCGGTGAAGAAGTCGACCTGGCGCTGCTGGTCGACGGCCTGCAGGCCGAGCGTGAGCAGGGCATCACCATCGACGTGGCGTACCGCTACTTCTCCACCGCCAAGCGCAAGTTCATCATCGCCGACACCCCGGGCCACGAGCAGTACACCCGCAACATGGCCACCGGCGCCTCGACCTGCGACCTGGCGATCATCCTGGTCGACGCCCGCTACGGCGTGCAGACCCAGACCCGTCGGCACAGCTACATCGCCTCGCTGCTGGGCATCAAGCACATCGTCGTGGCGGTCAACAAGATGGACCTCAAAGGCTTCGACGAGCAGGTCTTCGAGTCGATCAAGGCCGACTACCTTAAGTTCGCCGAGGCCATCGACCTGACGCCGAGCAGCCTGCACTTCGTGCCGATGTCGGCGCTCAAGGGTGACAACGTGGTCAACCGCAGCGAGCGCTCGCCGTGGTACACAGGCCCGGCGCTGATGGAAATCCTCGAAACCGTGGAAGTCGCCGCCGACCGTAACTTCACCGACCTGCGTTTCCCGGTGCAGTACGTCAACCGTCCGAACCTGAACTTCCGCGGCTTCGCCGGCACCCTGGCCAGCGGCATCGTGCACAAGGGCGACGAAGTGGTGGTGTTGCCGTCGGGCAAGAGCAGCCGCGTCAAATCCATCGTCACCTATGAAGGCGAGCTGGAGCAGGCCGGTCCTGGCCAGGCCGTGACCCTGACCATGGAAGACGAGATCGATATCTCGCGTGGCGACCTGCTGGTGCACGCCGACAACGTTCCGCCGGTCACCGATCAGTTCGACGCCATGTTGGTGTGGATGGCCGAAGAACCGATGCTGCCGGGCAAGAAGTACGACATCAAGCGCGCCACCAGCTACGTGCCGGGCTCGATTGCCAGCATCACCCACAAGGTCGATGTGAACACGCTGGAGAAGGGCGCGGCCAGCGCGCTGCAGCTCAACGAGATCGGTCGGATCAAGGTGGCTCTGGATGCCTCCATTGCTCTGGACGGCTACGAGAGCAACCGCACCACCGGTGCCTTCATCGTCATCGACCGCCTGACCAACGGCACCGTGGGTGCCGGCATGATCATCGCTCCGCCGGTGCTACCGCACGGTGGCAATGGCCAGCACGGCAAGCAGGCTCATGTGTCCACCGAAGAGCGCGCGCTGCGTTTCGGCCAGCAGCCAGCCACCGTGCTGTTCAGCGGCCTGTCCGGTGCGGGCAAGAGCACCCTGGCCTATGCCGTGGAGCGCAAACTGTTCGACATGGGCCGTGCGGTCTACGTGCTCGACGGCCAGAACCTGCGTCATGACCTGAACAAGGGCCTGCCGCAGGATCGTGCCGGGCGTACCGAGAACTGGCGTCGTGCCGCCCACGTGGCGCGTCAGTTCAACGAAGCCGGTCTGTTGACCCTGGCCGCCTTCGTCGCGCCGGATGCCGAAGGCCGCGAGCAGGCCAAGGTGTTGATCGGCAAGGATCGTCTGGTCACCGTCTACGTGCAGGCATCGCCAACCGTATGCCGTGAGCGTGACCCGCAGGGCCTGTACGCCGCCGGTGGCGACAACATCCCGGGCGAATCCTTTGCCTACGATGTGCCGCTGGA
- the hisG gene encoding ATP phosphoribosyltransferase produces the protein MLTIALSKGRILDDTLPLLAAAGIVPTENPDKSRKLIIPTTQEDVRLLIVRATDVPTYVEHGAADLGVAGKDVLMEFGGQGLYEPLDLEIARCKLMTAGAIGAPEPKGRLRVATKFVNVAKRYYAEQGRQVDIIKLYGSMELAPLVGLADKIIDVVDTGNTLRANGLEPQELIATVSSRLVVNKASMKMQHARIQALIDTLRNAVESRHHS, from the coding sequence ATGCTGACCATCGCATTGTCCAAGGGCCGCATCCTCGACGACACCCTGCCGCTGCTCGCCGCAGCGGGCATCGTGCCGACCGAGAATCCGGACAAGAGCCGCAAGCTCATCATTCCCACGACCCAGGAGGATGTCCGCCTGCTGATCGTGCGTGCCACCGATGTGCCGACCTATGTCGAGCATGGTGCGGCGGACCTGGGCGTGGCCGGCAAGGACGTGCTGATGGAATTCGGCGGCCAGGGCCTTTACGAGCCGCTGGACCTCGAGATCGCCCGCTGCAAGCTGATGACCGCTGGCGCCATCGGTGCGCCCGAGCCCAAGGGGCGCCTGCGCGTGGCGACCAAGTTCGTCAATGTCGCCAAGCGCTACTACGCCGAGCAGGGGCGTCAGGTCGACATCATCAAGCTCTACGGCTCCATGGAGCTGGCGCCGCTGGTCGGCCTGGCGGACAAGATCATCGACGTGGTCGACACCGGCAACACCCTGCGTGCCAACGGTCTCGAACCCCAAGAGCTGATCGCCACCGTCAGTTCCCGCCTGGTGGTCAACAAGGCCTCCATGAAGATGCAGCACGCGCGCATCCAGGCGCTGATCGACACCCTGCGCAACGCCGTCGAGTCCCGACACCATAGCTAG
- the murA gene encoding UDP-N-acetylglucosamine 1-carboxyvinyltransferase has protein sequence MDKLIITGGVRLDGEIRISGAKNSALPILSATLLADGPVTVQNLPHLHDITTMIELFGRMGIEPVIDEKLSVEIDPRTIKTLVAPYELVKTMRASILVLGPMVARFGEAEVALPGGCAIGSRPVDLHIRGLEAMGAIIDVDGGYIKARAPEGGLRGAHFFFDTVSVTGTENIMMAASLAKGRTVLQNAAREPEVVDLANFLIAMGAKIQGAGTDTITIDGVERLHSATYKVMPDRIETGTYLVAAAATGGRVKVKDTDPTILEAVLLKLQEAGAEITTGEDWIELNMHGRRPKAVNVRTAPYPAFPTDMQAQFISLNAIGEGTGAVIETIFENRFMHVYEMHRMGAQIQVEGNTAIVTGTEVLKGAPVMATDLRASASLVISALVAEGDTLIDRIYHIDRGYECIEEKLQMLGAKIRRVPG, from the coding sequence ATGGATAAACTGATTATTACCGGCGGCGTGCGCCTGGATGGCGAAATCCGCATTTCCGGGGCCAAGAACTCGGCTCTGCCGATCCTCTCCGCTACGCTGCTGGCCGATGGCCCTGTCACCGTGCAGAACCTGCCGCACCTGCACGACATCACCACCATGATCGAGCTGTTCGGGCGCATGGGCATCGAGCCGGTGATCGACGAGAAACTCAGCGTCGAGATCGACCCGCGGACCATCAAGACCCTGGTCGCACCCTATGAGCTGGTCAAGACCATGCGTGCCTCGATCCTGGTGCTGGGCCCGATGGTCGCGCGCTTCGGCGAGGCCGAAGTGGCCTTGCCGGGTGGCTGTGCCATCGGTTCGCGTCCGGTCGACCTGCACATCCGTGGCCTTGAGGCCATGGGCGCGATCATCGACGTCGACGGCGGCTACATCAAGGCTCGTGCTCCCGAGGGCGGCCTGCGTGGCGCGCACTTCTTCTTCGATACCGTCAGTGTGACCGGTACCGAAAACATCATGATGGCCGCCAGCCTGGCCAAGGGCCGTACCGTTCTGCAGAACGCCGCCCGCGAGCCTGAAGTGGTCGACCTGGCCAACTTCCTGATTGCCATGGGCGCGAAGATCCAGGGCGCCGGCACCGATACCATCACCATCGATGGCGTCGAGCGCCTGCACTCGGCGACCTACAAGGTCATGCCGGACCGCATCGAGACCGGCACCTACCTGGTTGCCGCCGCCGCTACCGGCGGTCGTGTGAAGGTCAAGGATACCGATCCGACCATCCTCGAGGCCGTACTGCTCAAACTGCAGGAAGCGGGTGCCGAGATCACCACCGGCGAAGACTGGATCGAGCTGAACATGCATGGTCGCCGTCCGAAGGCGGTCAACGTGCGCACTGCGCCATACCCGGCGTTCCCGACCGACATGCAGGCGCAGTTCATCTCGCTCAATGCCATCGGCGAGGGCACTGGCGCGGTGATCGAGACCATCTTCGAAAACCGTTTCATGCACGTGTACGAAATGCACCGCATGGGCGCGCAGATCCAGGTCGAAGGCAACACCGCCATCGTCACCGGCACCGAGGTGCTCAAGGGCGCGCCGGTGATGGCCACCGACCTGCGGGCTTCGGCCAGCCTGGTCATCTCGGCCCTGGTGGCCGAGGGCGATACCCTCATCGACCGCATCTACCACATCGACCGTGGTTACGAGTGCATCGAAGAGAAGCTGCAGATGCTGGGCGCGAAGATCCGTCGCGTACCGGGCTAG
- the hisC gene encoding histidinol-phosphate transaminase, giving the protein MSKFWSPFVKSLVPYVPGEQPKLTKLVKLNTNENPYGPSPKALEAMRAELSDNLRLYPDPNSDLLKQAVARYYQVQPEQVFLGNGSDEVLAHIFHGLFQHDLPLLFPDISYSFYPVYCGLYGIEHEAVALDEQFRIRPADYARPNGGIIFPNPNAPTGCLLALEAVEQILQASPDSVVVVDEAYIDFGGETAITLVDRYPNLLVTQTLSKSRSLAGLRVGLAVGHPDLIEALERVKNSFNSYPLDRVAIAGAAAAFDDQAHFDSTRQAVIASREALTAALQGKGFEVLPSAANFIFARHPQHDAAGLAARLREQGVIVRHFKQARIAQFLRISIGTPEQNQALLDGLSDL; this is encoded by the coding sequence ATGAGCAAATTCTGGAGTCCCTTCGTCAAGAGCCTGGTGCCCTACGTGCCGGGCGAGCAGCCCAAGCTGACCAAGCTGGTCAAGCTCAACACCAACGAGAACCCCTACGGGCCTTCGCCGAAGGCGCTGGAGGCGATGCGCGCCGAGCTGTCGGACAACCTGCGTCTGTACCCGGACCCCAACAGCGACCTGCTCAAGCAGGCGGTGGCCCGCTACTATCAGGTGCAGCCTGAGCAGGTGTTCCTGGGCAATGGTTCGGACGAGGTGCTGGCGCACATCTTCCACGGCCTGTTCCAGCACGATCTGCCGCTGCTGTTTCCGGACATCAGCTACAGCTTTTACCCGGTATATTGCGGCCTCTACGGCATCGAGCATGAGGCGGTCGCGCTGGACGAGCAGTTCCGCATCCGCCCGGCCGACTATGCGCGCCCCAATGGCGGCATCATCTTCCCCAACCCCAACGCGCCGACCGGTTGCCTGCTGGCCCTGGAGGCCGTGGAACAGATCCTCCAGGCCAGTCCTGACTCGGTCGTGGTGGTGGACGAGGCGTACATCGACTTTGGCGGCGAAACGGCCATTACCCTGGTGGACCGCTACCCGAACCTGCTGGTGACCCAGACCCTGTCCAAGTCACGCTCGCTGGCCGGCCTGCGGGTCGGCCTGGCGGTCGGGCATCCGGACCTGATCGAGGCGCTGGAGCGGGTCAAGAACAGCTTCAACTCCTACCCGCTGGACCGTGTGGCGATCGCCGGCGCGGCCGCCGCTTTCGACGACCAGGCGCACTTCGACAGCACCCGCCAGGCGGTGATTGCCAGCCGCGAGGCGTTGACTGCTGCGCTGCAGGGCAAGGGCTTCGAGGTGCTGCCATCGGCAGCCAACTTCATCTTCGCCCGCCACCCGCAGCACGACGCTGCTGGTCTGGCGGCGCGCCTGCGCGAGCAGGGCGTGATCGTACGGCACTTCAAGCAGGCGCGTATCGCGCAGTTCCTGCGCATCAGCATCGGCACGCCGGAGCAGAACCAGGCGCTGCTGGACGGGCTGAGCGATCTCTGA
- the cysD gene encoding sulfate adenylyltransferase subunit CysD: MVDKLTHLKQLEAESIHIIREVAAEFDNPVMLYSIGKDSAVMLHLARKAFFPGKLPFPVMHVDTRWKFQEMYRFRDKMVEEMGLELITHVNPEGVAQGINPFTHGSAKHTDIMKTQGLKQALDKHGFDAAFGGARRDEEKSRAKERVYSFRDSKHRWDPKNQRPELWNVYNGKVNKGESIRVFPLSNWTELDIWQYIYLEGIPIVPLYFAAEREVIEKNGTLIMIDDERILEHLSEEEKARIVKKKVRFRTLGCYPLTGAVESQAETLTDIIQEMLLTRTSERQGRVIDHDGAGSMEDKKRQGYF; this comes from the coding sequence ATGGTTGACAAACTGACGCATCTGAAACAGCTGGAGGCGGAAAGCATCCACATCATCCGCGAGGTCGCCGCCGAGTTCGATAACCCGGTGATGCTGTACTCGATCGGCAAGGATTCGGCCGTGATGCTGCATCTGGCACGCAAGGCCTTCTTCCCGGGCAAATTGCCGTTCCCGGTGATGCATGTCGACACCCGCTGGAAATTCCAGGAGATGTACCGCTTCCGCGACAAGATGGTCGAGGAAATGGGCCTGGAGCTGATCACCCACGTCAACCCCGAGGGCGTTGCACAGGGTATCAACCCCTTCACTCACGGCAGTGCCAAGCACACCGACATCATGAAGACCCAGGGCCTCAAGCAGGCACTGGACAAGCACGGCTTCGATGCCGCGTTCGGCGGCGCACGGCGCGACGAAGAGAAGTCGCGGGCCAAGGAGCGCGTCTACTCGTTCCGCGACAGCAAGCACCGCTGGGACCCCAAGAACCAGCGTCCCGAGCTGTGGAACGTCTACAACGGCAAGGTCAACAAGGGCGAGTCGATCCGCGTGTTCCCGCTGTCGAACTGGACCGAGCTGGACATCTGGCAGTACATCTACCTCGAAGGCATCCCGATCGTGCCGCTGTACTTCGCCGCCGAGCGTGAGGTCATCGAGAAGAACGGCACCCTGATCATGATCGACGACGAACGCATCCTCGAGCACCTCTCCGAGGAAGAGAAAGCGCGCATCGTCAAGAAGAAGGTGCGTTTCCGTACCCTCGGCTGCTACCCGCTGACCGGCGCCGTCGAGTCGCAGGCCGAGACCCTGACGGACATCATCCAGGAAATGCTCCTGACCCGTACGTCCGAGCGCCAGGGCCGTGTCATCGACCACGATGGCGCCGGCTCGATGGAAGACAAGAAACGTCAAGGCTACTTCTAA
- a CDS encoding ABC transporter substrate-binding protein, whose amino-acid sequence MISILRRSLLVLLVLLAVLPMLANAAAAPSAHDLVKGTTDQLLSDLSANREQYKANPNAFYDALNRIVGPVVDADGISRSIMTVKYSRKATPEQMQRFQENFKRSLMQFYGNALLEYNNQGITVSPAKDESGDRTSVDMQVKGNNGAVYPVSYTLEKINGQWKVRNVIINGINIGKLFRDQFADAMQRNGNDLDKTIDGWAGEVAKAKEVTDQATEKSAQ is encoded by the coding sequence ATGATCTCTATCCTGCGTCGCAGTCTGCTGGTCCTGCTGGTCCTGCTGGCCGTGTTGCCGATGCTGGCCAACGCGGCGGCCGCCCCGTCGGCCCATGATCTGGTGAAGGGGACCACCGACCAGTTGCTCAGCGACCTGTCGGCCAACCGCGAGCAATACAAGGCCAACCCCAACGCCTTCTACGACGCGCTGAACCGCATCGTCGGGCCGGTGGTGGATGCCGATGGCATTTCGCGCAGCATCATGACCGTGAAGTACTCGCGCAAGGCGACGCCCGAGCAGATGCAGCGTTTCCAGGAAAACTTCAAGCGCAGCCTGATGCAGTTCTATGGCAACGCGCTGCTGGAGTACAACAACCAGGGCATCACCGTTTCGCCTGCCAAGGATGAAAGCGGCGACCGCACCAGTGTCGACATGCAGGTCAAGGGCAACAACGGTGCGGTCTATCCGGTTTCCTACACGCTGGAGAAGATCAACGGCCAGTGGAAGGTGCGCAACGTGATCATCAACGGCATCAACATCGGCAAGCTGTTCCGTGACCAGTTCGCCGACGCCATGCAGCGCAACGGCAACGACCTGGACAAGACCATCGATGGTTGGGCCGGCGAAGTCGCCAAGGCCAAGGAAGTCACCGATCAGGCCACCGAGAAGTCGGCGCAATGA
- the algW gene encoding Do family serine endopeptidase AlgW, translating into MLKALRFFGWPLLAGVLIALLIIQRYPQWVGLPSMDVNLQQAPQTTQIVQGPSSYADAVSAAAPAVVNLYTTKMINKGANPLFEDPQFRRFFGDNQPKQKRMESSLGSGVLMSPEGYILTNNHVTTGADQIVVALKDGRETIARVIGSDPETDLAVLKIDLKNLPAITIARSDSIRIGDVALAIGNPFGVGQTVTMGIISATGRNQLGLNTYEDFIQTDAAINPGNSGGALVDASGNLTGINTAIFSKSGGSQGIGFAIPTKLAMDVMKSIIEHGQVIRGWLGIEVQPLTAELAESFGLKGRPGIVVSGVFRDGPAQRAGLQLGDVILSINGEPASDGRRSMNQVARARPKEKITINVLRNNKELRLTAEVGIRPPPAPPATPAPAG; encoded by the coding sequence ATGCTCAAGGCACTGCGCTTCTTTGGCTGGCCGTTGCTGGCAGGCGTACTCATCGCTCTGCTGATCATCCAGCGCTACCCGCAATGGGTTGGCTTGCCCAGCATGGACGTCAACCTGCAACAGGCACCGCAGACCACGCAGATCGTCCAGGGCCCCTCGTCCTACGCCGACGCGGTGAGTGCCGCCGCGCCAGCGGTGGTCAACCTGTACACCACCAAGATGATCAACAAGGGCGCCAACCCGCTCTTCGAAGACCCACAGTTCCGGCGTTTCTTCGGTGACAACCAGCCCAAGCAGAAGCGCATGGAGTCCAGCCTGGGTTCCGGGGTGCTGATGAGCCCCGAAGGCTACATCCTCACCAACAATCACGTGACCACCGGCGCCGACCAGATCGTGGTGGCGCTCAAGGACGGCCGCGAGACCATCGCCAGGGTGATCGGCAGCGACCCGGAAACCGACCTGGCGGTATTGAAGATCGACCTGAAGAACCTGCCGGCGATCACCATCGCCCGCTCCGACAGCATTCGCATCGGCGACGTGGCCCTGGCCATCGGCAACCCGTTCGGCGTCGGCCAGACCGTGACCATGGGCATCATCAGTGCTACCGGCCGCAACCAGCTGGGCCTGAACACCTATGAAGACTTCATCCAGACCGATGCGGCGATCAACCCCGGCAACTCCGGTGGCGCGCTGGTGGATGCCAGCGGCAACCTCACCGGTATCAACACTGCGATTTTCTCCAAGTCCGGCGGCTCGCAGGGCATCGGCTTCGCCATCCCGACCAAGCTGGCCATGGACGTGATGAAGTCGATCATCGAGCACGGCCAGGTGATCCGTGGCTGGCTGGGTATCGAAGTGCAACCGCTGACCGCCGAGCTGGCGGAGTCGTTCGGCCTCAAGGGGCGGCCAGGCATCGTGGTGTCGGGCGTGTTCCGTGATGGGCCGGCACAGCGCGCCGGCCTGCAGTTGGGTGATGTGATCCTGAGCATCAATGGCGAGCCGGCCAGCGATGGTCGCCGCTCGATGAACCAGGTGGCGCGGGCCAGGCCGAAAGAGAAGATCACCATCAATGTGCTGCGCAACAACAAGGAGTTGCGTCTGACCGCGGAGGTGGGTATCCGCCCGCCACCCGCTCCGCCTGCGACACCGGCCCCAGCCGGATAA
- a CDS encoding Nif3-like dinuclear metal center hexameric protein encodes MAVALSTLVEEADRYLNSARIQDYCPNGLQVEGRPQVMRIVSGVTASQALLDAAVEAQADLVLVHHGYFWKGENPCVVGMKQRRLKTLLKHDISLLAYHLPLDVHPEVGNNVQLARQLDITVEGPLDPNDAKVVGLVGSLAEPVSARDFARRIQEVLGREPLLIEGQRMVQRVGWCSGGGQGYIDRAIAEGVDLYFSGEASEQTFHSAQENGVSFIAAGHHATERYGVQALGDYLARRFAVEHLFIDCPNPV; translated from the coding sequence ATGGCCGTCGCCCTCAGCACGCTGGTCGAAGAAGCCGACCGCTACCTCAACAGTGCGCGTATCCAGGATTACTGCCCCAATGGTCTGCAGGTCGAAGGTCGACCGCAGGTGATGCGTATCGTCAGTGGCGTCACCGCCAGCCAGGCACTGCTGGATGCAGCGGTGGAGGCCCAGGCGGATCTGGTGCTGGTCCATCATGGCTATTTCTGGAAAGGCGAGAACCCCTGCGTGGTAGGCATGAAGCAGCGGCGCCTGAAGACCCTGCTCAAGCACGACATCAGCCTGCTCGCCTACCACCTGCCGCTGGACGTGCACCCCGAAGTGGGCAACAACGTGCAGCTGGCCCGGCAACTGGACATTACCGTCGAAGGTCCGCTCGATCCCAATGACGCCAAGGTGGTGGGCCTGGTCGGCTCGCTGGCCGAACCGGTCAGCGCGCGGGATTTCGCCCGCCGAATCCAGGAAGTGCTGGGCCGCGAGCCGCTGCTCATCGAAGGTCAGCGCATGGTCCAGCGCGTGGGCTGGTGTTCCGGTGGTGGCCAGGGCTACATCGACCGGGCGATCGCCGAAGGCGTGGACCTGTATTTCAGCGGCGAGGCCTCGGAGCAGACCTTCCACAGCGCCCAGGAGAACGGCGTCAGTTTCATCGCTGCCGGACACCACGCCACCGAGCGTTATGGCGTGCAGGCACTGGGCGACTACCTGGCGCGCCGGTTTGCGGTCGAGCACCTGTTCATCGACTGCCCGAACCCGGTGTGA